The DNA sequence AACGCGTCCGTAAACATCTCTCTTCAGACAAGTCCTCACACATCTTCAAACATTTACTAAGCTCAGAACGTTGTTGTCAATCTTGCTCTGCGGATTGTTTTGAAATCCTTAATTCCGCTTACGGTTTAGGCTCTAAATTCTTTCAAACACTCTGTACCTCACTCAAATATGTCATTCTTGTCACTTAATCATAATTAATTATGCATATTTCGCCTAGTTGATATACAGTCCTAAcggtttttttaaatattttgtaactgACGATGATGTTCGCAACATCGAAACAtgacttgaaattaaaaaaatgtcgTAATTTTCTTAAACATCACGATTTGCTTTCTGCTGTCTCGACCTTTTGGTTCCATTATACACTGCATAATATGTTGATTTCAAGTCTATTTTTCTTCAAGACGATCAACGCATGCGTAAGTCAACCATGCAGTAACCAGTGCTGTCAGGAGAATCCCTGCTTCAACGGAGGAACATGCACCGAACTATGCGCCCACGCCAACCGCAAGTTCAATTGCACATGCGCGATTGGATCTTTTGGAAAATTCTGTGAGAAGAAAACCGGTCCGACATCTTGCAAACAACTACAACTCGAGGCAAAGAAACCAAGACAGTCTGCTGTATACACCATgtatgatccaacaagcaagTCTTTCTACCAAACCTTCTGTGATTTTACTGCTGAAAATGGATTCGTTTGGACTCTGCTTGAGTCAATTCGTTTAGGCAACAAAATCGAGTTCCAAAATCAACAATTTTACAAAGATCACCGAGTGAACCAGAACTCCTTTACATGGAACAAGTTTTGCCTCTCACGGTTCATAATGAATTCAACGTTGAGCCATTCTACGCATGTGCGAGCGACTTGCAACTTCAACATTGATGGAATGGCAGCCAGGGATTACCTGAGAGCCAAGACGAGCGATCTCAATATTCTGCTGCTAAATGGGGAACGATGctttaaagtccctgtcacccttatttttttctattttagaagaaaagtagaagcctttactaatcataatattttaaaatgactcgattttttgcagtctttcatgtttttttgagacgtaaaatgtacgatatatgcgcttttgagatgcctttgcgtttttgaccgagcaaattagtatcttgaggtcctgggtttatgacgtagtagcagtaactcgtcttcaatcaagtgcttaagcatagcagagtcccgaagttatagtaaatattACAGTctattttggttgtttttcgcgatcggtttttgagtatgcccaatagatgtacagctgggaattactcaaacgttattttacattatctagcactcggcaaagttcctttttgacttgtggctgtttttgcgtacgtggcctcatacaccacaagcctttttagaacatcACCGCCCAGCCGGCCACATTTgctagagagaaggacagtcacaccacaacaccgggaacttcatgcactactcttttcgaatagtgtgttgGTTCTTTAACGTTACATGTGGACATTTTAAAGATGGAAAGTACTGTGAGACAGGGCCTAccgtttatagtccttatccgagaagacttgaaagtctaactatttgctaatgtaattacaaaggtagcagttatttctcagttattttaagaccctgaggtccggccggagtcgaactcacgacctcccgcgtgacaacccgcgtgacaacccgatgctcaacccgatgcttaaccaactgagccatcggtGCGCGGTTGATCAGACTCTTCGAAGAACATCAAATTGATGagcttgttaactttgtttattatccgaccggtttcctctgatcaaacagacttcatcagggatttaaCTTTAAATCGTGATCcccaaaatttaattatactatacaccttttttacaccgggatttacgttatatcctgcgcgtatttcttgagggtgttttgctgttcacacccttactggaacgtgctcttgtactataagtttatgtataaaactagttccccttcgccattttcttacaatccctgatgaagtctgtttgatcagacgaaaccagtcggataataaacaaacttaaacaaaaaaaaattaacaaaacaaaatttaaaaaaaattaaacaaaaagaagttgtGTGCAGGCAGTGCACAAGTTACTGGtactacgtcataggtaccagtcctcgatctgctcggtcaaaactcagatttttatctttttgcgatgaaaacccatggaaagacgtaaaaagtttaattgttttttttgaatttgtatccatggatgacttaacttttcatccaaaatagaaaaaaataagggtgacagggactttaaaaTGGAATATATCAATATCAGAGGCTACGACTGTTATAACTGCACGGCCTGGATATCTCAAACAAGCAACTGGCACCTTCACACTGATTCATACCACGGGATACATTGTCAGTTCACGAGTGCTCGTAATGGCGCTGTTGCATCATCAGGTGGAGAAGATAACTTTGGATATTACTACGCCATCAACCCTTTACACAGATGTACCTCGGGGGATAATGCTACAACGCAATGGTGGTTCGGAGAACAGTAAATTCTTCATTCAAAGGAAACAGACGTCATCCAACCAGTAGAAACACCGATTTCTTAACTTAAATACAGCACAGTTtgtgtgcatttttttttaacacgaGGGTATCTGCAAAAGCCTCTCCGGTCtataaaaaagacaacaagCC is a window from the Acropora palmata chromosome 14, jaAcrPala1.3, whole genome shotgun sequence genome containing:
- the LOC141865670 gene encoding uncharacterized protein LOC141865670, with amino-acid sequence MAISCWSPCYSKKMALFWLPPALAKGVTMLVIKVLLVFILYDFKVTEANCQARCEKAPGRTTDTGLTNRALVGHSFKNFTVNKPFDCFVKCFHERCRCQAYQMKDGRKCELLDDDKFSVPYDFVAKQGYAYFEFNREYHKATINACVSQPCSNQCCQENPCFNGGTCTELCAHANRKFNCTCAIGSFGKFCEKKTGPTSCKQLQLEAKKPRQSAVYTMYDPTSKSFYQTFCDFTAENGFVWTLLESIRLGNKIEFQNQQFYKDHRVNQNSFTWNKFCLSRFIMNSTLSHSTHVRATCNFNIDGMAARDYLRAKTSDLNILLLNGERCFKVPVTLIFFYFRRKVEAFTNHNILKLNFSSKIEKNKGDRDFKMEYINIRGYDCYNCTAWISQTSNWHLHTDSYHGIHCQFTSARNGAVASSGGEDNFGYYYAINPLHRCTSGDNATTQWWFGEQ